The following are from one region of the Pyxidicoccus trucidator genome:
- a CDS encoding AMP-dependent synthetase/ligase has translation MSSSLAALEAQCQSQADKLTLPLLLKRNAEEYADAPALSTGDRTLTWAQLREQTAALSRGLGALRLTRGERMMIMMSSRPEHWVIDYAAAHLAAIPCTAYQTLSPEQVGYVAQHSGATVVVLEGADEVARWLRVLDTLPTLRRVIVLDASAIPAGDARFISYAQVEAEGRALHQADPTVFEEGWKSIRPDDPIAMMYTSGTTGDPKGVVLSHRNAFYEAIAVDLSAPVPMRIPSIAYLPLAHIAERELGFYRALYKALHMHICPDPVGVVPLMAKVRPPAFFGVPRLWEKLAGGLRAKLGTLEAAQREPILAAHALALEAFRLEGAGKAVPPELAKKVEEVEATILKPLRKMFGLDALEWASSGSAPIPVDILEYLGGFGIKVLEVWGMSETTGCATINTPTDFRLGAVGRPIPGVQLRLAADGEIFVRGPVVFLGYLAANGKIVRATDADGWLATGDIGTVDSEGFLSITDRKKELIITSSGKNIAPSKIEGMLRAHPLVAQALAVGDGWPYVTALISLDPDAAPLWAKARGLHSQSLAELLSDPAIRTELESLVAATNARLSRSEQVKHFEVVPEVWSPMTGELTPTLKLKRRVILEKYAERIAALYANA, from the coding sequence ATGAGTTCGTCTCTCGCAGCCCTGGAAGCGCAGTGCCAATCACAGGCGGACAAGCTCACGCTGCCGCTACTCCTCAAGCGCAATGCCGAGGAATACGCGGACGCTCCAGCCCTCAGCACAGGGGACCGGACGCTCACCTGGGCACAGCTGCGCGAGCAGACCGCCGCGCTCTCCCGGGGCCTTGGCGCGCTCCGGCTGACGCGCGGTGAGCGGATGATGATCATGATGTCCAGTCGGCCGGAGCACTGGGTCATCGACTATGCCGCCGCCCACCTCGCCGCCATCCCCTGTACCGCGTACCAGACGCTGAGCCCCGAGCAGGTGGGCTACGTCGCGCAGCACAGCGGCGCCACGGTGGTGGTGCTGGAGGGCGCGGACGAAGTCGCCCGGTGGCTGCGGGTGCTCGACACGCTTCCCACGCTCAGGCGGGTCATCGTCCTCGACGCCTCGGCGATTCCCGCGGGGGATGCGCGCTTCATCTCCTACGCCCAGGTCGAAGCCGAGGGACGCGCGCTGCACCAGGCGGACCCCACGGTCTTCGAGGAAGGGTGGAAGAGCATCCGGCCCGATGACCCCATCGCGATGATGTACACCTCGGGCACCACGGGCGACCCGAAGGGCGTGGTCCTGAGCCATCGGAACGCCTTCTACGAGGCCATCGCGGTGGACCTCTCCGCGCCCGTCCCGATGCGGATTCCCTCCATCGCCTATCTCCCGCTGGCGCACATCGCGGAGCGCGAGCTCGGCTTCTACCGCGCGCTCTACAAGGCGCTGCATATGCACATCTGCCCGGACCCGGTGGGCGTGGTGCCGCTGATGGCGAAGGTGCGGCCCCCCGCCTTCTTCGGCGTGCCGCGCCTGTGGGAGAAGCTCGCCGGGGGACTGCGGGCGAAGCTGGGCACGCTCGAAGCCGCCCAGCGCGAGCCCATCCTCGCCGCGCACGCGTTGGCGCTGGAGGCCTTCCGGCTCGAAGGCGCCGGCAAGGCCGTGCCTCCGGAGCTCGCGAAGAAGGTGGAGGAGGTGGAGGCCACCATCCTCAAGCCCCTGCGCAAGATGTTCGGACTGGATGCGCTGGAGTGGGCGAGCAGCGGCTCGGCGCCCATCCCCGTCGACATCCTCGAGTACCTCGGCGGCTTCGGCATCAAGGTGCTCGAGGTCTGGGGCATGAGTGAGACCACTGGCTGCGCCACCATCAACACGCCCACGGACTTCCGCCTTGGCGCCGTGGGTCGGCCCATTCCGGGCGTGCAGCTTCGGCTGGCGGCGGATGGGGAAATCTTCGTCCGGGGCCCGGTGGTGTTCCTCGGCTACCTCGCCGCCAATGGCAAGATTGTCCGTGCGACGGACGCGGATGGCTGGCTCGCCACCGGCGACATCGGCACCGTGGACTCCGAGGGCTTCCTCTCCATCACGGACCGGAAGAAGGAGCTCATCATCACCTCGAGCGGGAAGAACATCGCCCCGTCGAAAATCGAGGGCATGCTGCGCGCGCACCCCCTCGTCGCCCAGGCGCTGGCGGTGGGAGATGGCTGGCCCTACGTCACCGCGCTCATCTCCCTGGACCCGGACGCCGCGCCGCTCTGGGCCAAGGCCCGGGGTCTCCATTCGCAGTCGCTCGCGGAGCTGCTGAGCGACCCGGCCATTCGCACCGAGCTCGAGTCGCTCGTGGCCGCGACCAATGCCCGGCTCTCCCGGTCGGAGCAAGTCAAACACTTCGAGGTCGTCCCCGAGGTGTGGTCCCCCATGACGGGCGAGCTCACGCCGACCCTCAAGCTCAAGCGCCGCGTCATCCTCGAGAAGTACGCCGAGCGCATCGCCGCGCTCTACGCGAACGCCTGA
- a CDS encoding enoyl-CoA hydratase-related protein, translated as MSYQHIRSSFADRVATLELHRPEARNGFTVTMADELGDALDAADANEDVRVVVLTGAGRDFCVGADLSGKSLEVMNEETLAHGWVEPATRVTRRMFALRKPVIAAVRGAAVGVGSTMILPADFRLASKDSRFGFVFSRRGIYPEAGSSWFLPRIVGMGRALDWMVSGRLINAEEALGAGLVRSLHEPEALLDAAYALARELVENTAPVSVAVIRQELYRMSALPSPEPAFELDSRLIASLGQNADAVEGVMSFLQKRPAKFPRTLGQDLPAFLPWLEQKS; from the coding sequence ATGAGCTACCAACACATCCGGTCTTCCTTCGCGGACCGGGTTGCCACCCTGGAACTGCACCGTCCTGAAGCGCGCAATGGCTTCACAGTGACCATGGCGGACGAGCTCGGTGACGCGCTCGACGCCGCCGATGCGAATGAAGACGTGCGCGTGGTCGTCCTCACCGGTGCTGGCAGGGACTTCTGCGTGGGCGCGGACCTCAGCGGCAAGTCGCTCGAGGTGATGAATGAGGAGACGCTGGCGCACGGCTGGGTGGAGCCGGCGACGCGGGTGACGCGCCGGATGTTCGCGCTGCGCAAGCCGGTCATCGCCGCCGTGCGCGGCGCCGCGGTGGGCGTGGGCTCGACGATGATCCTCCCCGCGGACTTCCGCCTCGCCTCGAAGGACAGCCGCTTCGGCTTCGTCTTCAGCCGGCGTGGCATCTATCCGGAAGCGGGCTCCAGCTGGTTCCTGCCGCGCATCGTCGGGATGGGCCGCGCGCTCGATTGGATGGTGAGCGGCCGCCTCATCAACGCGGAAGAGGCGCTCGGCGCGGGCCTGGTCCGCTCGCTCCACGAGCCCGAGGCGCTGCTCGACGCCGCCTATGCGCTGGCCCGCGAGCTGGTGGAGAACACCGCCCCGGTGTCCGTGGCCGTCATCCGGCAGGAGCTCTACCGGATGAGCGCGCTGCCTTCGCCCGAGCCCGCCTTCGAGCTCGACAGCCGGCTCATCGCCAGCCTGGGCCAGAACGCGGACGCGGTGGAGGGCGTGATGTCCTTCCTGCAGAAGCGTCCCGCGAAGTTCCCCCGGACGCTGGGGCAGGACCTGCCGGCGTTCCTCCCCTGGCTGGAGCAGAAGTCATGA
- a CDS encoding SDR family oxidoreductase, with amino-acid sequence MTSKPLAGRTLLMSGGSRGIGLAIGVAAGRLGANVALLAKTDTPDPRLPGTVHTAAAEIEAAGGKALAVVGDVREEADVQRAVDATVARFGGIDFCVNNASALAPLKTEELPVKRFDLMTQIQLRGTFLLTRTSLPHLRRSPHAHILSLSPPVNLAPHWLGKHPAYTLAKYGMTLLTLGWAAEFAEAGIAANALWPRTLIATAAVKNLLGGDTSMQRARAPEIMADAAVAIFQRRPRDCTGHTFIDEDVLRAEGVTDFTRYGGGDDVLLDLYVDP; translated from the coding sequence ATGACCTCGAAGCCGCTCGCGGGACGCACGCTGTTGATGTCCGGAGGAAGCCGGGGAATCGGGCTGGCGATTGGCGTCGCGGCGGGACGGCTCGGCGCCAACGTCGCGCTGCTGGCGAAGACCGACACCCCGGACCCACGGCTGCCAGGGACGGTGCACACGGCCGCGGCGGAAATCGAGGCTGCGGGAGGCAAGGCGCTCGCGGTGGTTGGCGACGTGCGTGAAGAAGCGGACGTGCAGCGCGCCGTGGATGCGACGGTGGCGCGCTTTGGCGGCATCGACTTCTGCGTGAACAACGCGAGCGCCCTCGCGCCGCTCAAGACGGAGGAGCTGCCCGTCAAGCGGTTCGACTTGATGACGCAGATTCAGCTGCGGGGAACGTTCCTCCTGACGCGCACGTCGCTACCGCATCTGCGGCGCTCTCCGCACGCGCACATCCTCTCGCTGTCTCCGCCGGTCAACCTCGCGCCCCACTGGCTGGGCAAGCACCCGGCGTACACGCTGGCCAAGTACGGGATGACGCTGCTCACGCTCGGCTGGGCCGCGGAGTTCGCCGAGGCCGGCATCGCCGCGAATGCGCTCTGGCCCCGGACGCTCATCGCCACCGCCGCCGTGAAGAACCTGCTCGGAGGCGACACGTCGATGCAGCGGGCCCGCGCGCCGGAAATCATGGCGGACGCGGCCGTGGCCATCTTCCAGCGCCGGCCGCGCGACTGCACCGGGCACACCTTCATCGACGAAGACGTCCTCCGCGCCGAGGGCGTCACCGACTTCACCCGCTATGGGGGCGGCGACGACGTCCTGCTCGACCTCTACGTCGACCCCTGA
- a CDS encoding TetR/AcrR family transcriptional regulator: MSQAATPRWKRLEPDTRREQILECAARLFGERPYADVSTTDIAREAGVARGLINHYFGQKRDLYLKVVKRMLLMPGLEESVPMTGNLRQRVERSVEWYLDTVAVHGKTYVAVTGSGGIGSDPEVERFILEADDVASSKTLAFLGLKVEVGSDARHRAMMRSYAGLVKATIREWIRGGTISREDAHLLLSEALITIVRDVFPQLAQTAGPGRDDTRAPKSGPKRGKDS; encoded by the coding sequence ATGAGCCAGGCCGCCACTCCCCGCTGGAAGCGGCTCGAGCCGGACACGCGCCGGGAACAGATTCTCGAGTGCGCCGCGCGGCTGTTCGGCGAGCGCCCGTACGCGGACGTCTCCACCACGGACATCGCCCGGGAGGCAGGCGTCGCCCGGGGCCTTATCAACCACTACTTCGGGCAGAAGCGGGACCTCTACTTGAAGGTCGTGAAGAGGATGCTGCTCATGCCTGGCCTGGAAGAGAGCGTGCCCATGACCGGGAACCTGAGGCAGCGGGTGGAGCGCAGTGTCGAGTGGTACCTCGACACGGTGGCGGTCCATGGCAAGACGTACGTGGCCGTCACCGGCTCGGGAGGCATCGGCTCGGACCCGGAGGTCGAGCGCTTCATCTTGGAGGCGGACGACGTGGCCTCTTCGAAGACGCTCGCGTTCCTGGGCCTCAAGGTCGAGGTCGGAAGCGACGCGCGGCACAGGGCGATGATGCGCTCCTACGCGGGTCTGGTGAAGGCCACCATCCGTGAGTGGATTCGCGGCGGGACAATCTCCCGTGAGGACGCGCACCTGCTCCTGAGCGAGGCGCTCATCACCATCGTCCGCGACGTGTTCCCCCAGCTTGCCCAGACGGCCGGCCCCGGGCGTGACGACACGCGGGCGCCGAAGTCGGGGCCCAAGCGCGGAAAGGACTCCTGA